In one window of Brachyhypopomus gauderio isolate BG-103 chromosome 16, BGAUD_0.2, whole genome shotgun sequence DNA:
- the thrsp gene encoding thyroid hormone-inducible hepatic protein gives MQGAETKLSRSSLALTLKRYSLAVRNMEQTVLLPSLLRDVPSDDDVDSQAAESGGDLYERYHLLKAIRNAVESGLVSIDDSKAKEHVVLRTSLESLPDTDSETLFHFHLRGLFSLVSTLTKTSQDLTDKYLDIVGIGY, from the coding sequence ATGCAGGGTGCGGAGACCAAGCTCAGCCGGAGTTCGCTGGCACTAACGCTGAAGCGCTACAGTCTGGCCGTGCGCAACATGGAACAGACCGTGCTGCTGCCCAGCCTGTTGAGAGACGTCCCCTCCGACGACGACGTGGACAGCCAGGCTGCGGAGAGCGGCGGAGACCTGTACGAGCGCTACCACCTGCTGAAGGCCATCAGGAACGCGGTGGAGAGCGGCCTCGTCTCCATCGATGACAGCAAAGCCAAGGAGCACGTGGTCCTGCGCACAAGCCTGGAGTCTCTGCCAGATACGGACTCGGAGACTCTCTTCCATTTCCATCTGCGAGGTCTCTTCTCCCTCGTGAGCACCCTGACAAAGACGTCCCAGGACCTTACGGATAAATATCTGGATATTGTGGGCATTGGATATTAG
- the ndufc2 gene encoding NADH dehydrogenase [ubiquinone] 1 subunit C2, whose protein sequence is MRFLPDEARALPPPGLINRNSVWLGLTGWVAALLDNGFRRRPALRSGLHRQALLVSVCWFMGYHLTKYENYTYARLDRDMNEYVRLHPDLFPQKGKKTFAEIVEPFHPIR, encoded by the exons ATGCGGTTCCTCCCCGACGAGGCGAGGGCTCTCCCCCCTCCGGGCCTTATCAACCGAAACTCGGTCTGGCTCGGCCTGACCGGCTGGGTCGCCGCGCTGCTGGACAACGGCTTCAGGCGGAGGCCTGCGCTGCGCTCCG gtctgcaCCGACAGGCGCTGCTGGTGTCCGTGTGCTGGTTCATGGGCTATCACCTAACCAAGTATGAGAACTACACCTACGCCCGGTTGGACCGGGACATGAACGAGTATGTGCGTCTACACCCGGACCTGTTTCCACAGAAAG GAAAGAAAACTTTTGCAGAGATTGTGGAGCCGTTTCACCCTATCCGCTAA
- the rab30 gene encoding ras-related protein Rab-30, with amino-acid sequence MEDYDYLFKIVLIGNAGVGKTCLVRRFTQGLFPPGQGATIGVDFMIKTVEIKGVKVKLQIWDTAGQERFRSITQSYYRSAHALILTYDITCEDSFRCLPEWLREIEQYANNQVVTILVGNKTDLSERREVPVQRAEEFAEAQSMLYLETSAKESDNVEKLFLDLARQLIQDAKQNTLDDTDRAPVPGEGKTISYLSCCSVN; translated from the exons ATGGAGGATTATGATTACCTGTTTAAAATAGTGCTGATAGGAAACGCAGGAGTGGGCAAAACCTGCCTGGTCCGACGCTTCACGCAG GGTCTGTTCCCACCTGGTCAAGGTGCCACAATCGGGGTTGATTTCATGATCAAAACTGTGGAGATTAAAGGGGTAAAAGTGAAG CTCCAGATCTGGGACACAGCGGGCCAGGAGAGGTTCCGCTCCATCACGCAGAGCTACTACCGCAGTGCCCACGCCCTCATCCTCACCTACGACATCACCTGCGAGGACTCCTTCCGCTGCCTGCCCGAGTGGCTGAGGGAGATCGAGCAGTATGCCAACAACCAAGTGGTCACCATCTTAGTCG GGAATAAGACTGACTTGTCTGAAAGGCGTGAGGTCCCTGTACAGAGGGCGGAGGAGTTTGCGGAGGCCCAGAGCATGTTGTACCTTGAAACGTCCGCCAAGGAGTCCGACAACGTGGAGAAGCTGTTTCTGGACCTGGCCCGCCAGCTCATCCAGGACGCCAAGCAGAACACGCTGGACGACACGGACCGAGCGCCCGTGCCAGGAGAGGGGAAGACCATCAGCTACCTCAGCTGCTGCAGCGTCAACTAG